From one Eucalyptus grandis isolate ANBG69807.140 chromosome 9, ASM1654582v1, whole genome shotgun sequence genomic stretch:
- the LOC104420142 gene encoding probable leucine-rich repeat receptor-like protein kinase At1g35710: MSLAILIVIAFSCYNSILATPAPSKQSEASALLYSGWWSPSVINNTTLPHCAWPGVLCDASGSVDGIRLPYGYQIGGNFSNMNFSLLPSLTLLNFSYNGLAGKIPLQICTLLRLTYLDLSSNSLIGKLPPCVQKLTRLQVLNIGDNYISGSIPPELGNLERLNTLNLTFNLLNGAIPPTIGRLHNLRSLLFGSNNLSGSIPLELGNLTKMNVVDLGFNNFIAPIPSSIRNLMSLTSLYLEENQLGGSIPPEIGNLTSLTYLDLEGNQLGGSIPPEIGNLTSLTYLDLGGNQLGNQLGGSIPPEIGNLRSLTHLHLEGNQLSGSIPPEIGNLRSLTYLYLKGNPFSGSIPLEIGNLTSLTQLILQGNQLVVGSGFLFRRATKTKQPETIEKNGNFLSIWNYDGRIAYEDIIDATEDFDLKYCIGTGGYGSVYRARLPNGKVVALKKLHRFEAEDPSFDKSFQNEVKHLTEVRHRSIMKLHGFCLHKRCMFLVYEFMENGSLFGVLRDDVEAVELDWSKRVDLVRDTTHALSYMHHDCAQPIVHRDISSNNILLNSKMQAFVSDFGTARLLDHDFSSNFTTNIVGTYGYIAPELAYTLVVNEKCDVYSFGVVAMETMMGEHPGDIISILSTSSGEDIMLHKILDRRLPFPRENSVARSIVLIVSLALACLSANPKSRPTMKQISEAFLAQKSPLAKPFHEISLAQLRYVNRSRLEGESTEASSGQSEE; the protein is encoded by the exons ATGTCCTTAGCTATATTGATCGTTATAGCTTTCTCTTGCTacaattcaattcttgcaacaCCAGCACCTTCTAAACAGTCAGAGGCAAGTGCGCTTCTCTATAGCGGGTGGTGGTCTCCCTCTGTCATCAACAACACTACCTTACCTCATTGCGCGTGGCCTGGGGTATTGTGCGACGCCTCTGGGAGTGTCGACGGGATTCGCTTGCCATATGGGTACCAAATAGGAGGTAATTTCAGCAACATGAACTTCTCTCTACTTCCAAGCCTCACCTTACTTAATTTCTCTTATAACGGACTAGCCGGCAAAATCCCGCTTCAGATATGTACTCTGTTGAGGCTAACTTACCTTGACTTGTCCTCCAATTCTCTCATTGGCAAGTTGCCTCCATGTGTCCAAAAACTCACTAGgcttcaagttcttaatatcgGTGATAATTACATTAGTGGCTCTATCCCTCCTGAGTTGGGAAATTTGGAGAGATTGAACACCTTGAATCTCACGTTCAATTTGCTTAATGGTGCTATCCCACCGACTATTGGTCGCTTGCACAATTTACGATCCCTTTTATTTGGGTCAAATAATTTAAGTGGCTCTATCCCTCTTGAACTTGGAAACCTCACAAAAATGAATGTTGTTGATTTAGGTTTCAACAACTTCATTGCTCCCATTCCATCCTCTATAAGAAATTTGATGAGCTTGACTAGTCTTTATTTGGAAGaaaaccaactcggtggatctattcctccggaaatagggaatttgacgagcttgacttatctcgatttggaaggaaaccaactcggtggatctattcctccggaaatagggaatttgacgaGCTTGACTTATCTCGATTTGGGaggaaaccaactcg gaaaccaactcggtggTTCTATTCCcccggaaatagggaatttgaggagcttgactcATCTCCATTTGGAAGGAAACCAACTCAGTGGATCTATTCCcccggaaatagggaatttgaggagcttgacttATCTCTATTTGAAAGGAAACCCATTCAGTGGATCTATTCCTttggaaatagggaatttgacgaGCTTGACTCAGCTCATTTTGCAAGGgaaccaactcg TGGTCGGATCTGGCTTTCTATTTCGACGTGCAACAAAGACAAAGCAACCAGAGACTAtagagaaaaatggaaatttcttgTCAATATGGAATTATGACGGGAGGATTGCATATGAAGACATAATTGATGCAACAGAGGACTTCGATCTCAAATATTGCATCGGGACTGGCGGTTATGGTAGCGTCTATAGAGCACGATTGCCCAATGGGAAAGTCGTGGCATTGAAGAAACTTCACCGTTTTGAAGCAGAGGATCCGTCCTTCGACAAGAGCTTTCAGAATGAAGTGAAACACTTAACAGAAGTAAGGCATAGAAGCATAATGAAGCTCCATGGTTTTTGCTTACACAAGCGATGCATGTTCTTAGTGTACGAATTCATGGAAAATGGGAGCCTGTTTGGTGTTTTGAGAGATGATGTTGAAGCGGTGGAATTAGATTGGTCCAAAAGAGTCGATCTTGTCAGGGATACGACACATGCTTTGTCTTACATGCACCATGATTGTGCTCAGCCAATTGTTCATCGAGACATATCTAGTAATAACATCTTACTCAACAGTAAAATGCAGGCTTTTGTATCAGATTTTGGCACCGCAAGACTTTTGGATCATGATTTCTCATCTAACTTCACTACAAATATCGTTGGCACCTATGGATACATTGCACCAG agctCGCATATACTTTGGTCGTTAATGAGAAATGTGACGTATATAGTTTTGGAGTGGTAGCAATGGAAACAATGATGGGTGAGCATCCGGGAGATATTATATCTATCTTGTCGacatcctctggagaagatatCATGCTACATAAAATTCTAGACCGGCGGTTGCCTTTTCCAAGAGAGAACTCTGTTGCAAGAAGTATTGTTTTGATAGTTTCTCTAGCGCTTGCTTGCTTGAGTGCTAATCCAAAGTCTCGACCAACTATGAAGCAAATCTCAGAAGCTTTTCTAGCTCAAAAGTCACCATTGGCGAAGCCCTTCCATGAGATCTCATTGGCTCAGCTCCGATATGTTAATAGATCACGGTTGGAAGGTGAATCAACAGAAGCTTCATCAGGACAGAGCGAGGAGTAA
- the LOC120288262 gene encoding receptor-like protein 35 has translation MAITSDWSCNMMSIICNMSLAILIVIAFPYYNSILAAPAPSKESEASALLYSGWWSPSVTDNTTLPHCAWPGVLCDTSGSVHGIRLPYGYQIEGNLRSLTDLDLGENQLGGSIPPEIGNLRSLTDLDLGENQLDGSIPPEIGNLRSLTGSRFGRNQSGIPPEIGNLRSLTYLYLGGNMDLFLSEIGNLRSLTYLYLGA, from the exons ATGGCAATAACAAGTGATTGGAGCTGCAACATGATGAGCATAATCTGCAACATGTCCTTAGCTATACTGATCGTTATAGCTTTCCCCTACTacaattcaattcttgcagcaCCAGCACCTTCTAAAGAGTCAGAGGCAAGTGCGCTTCTCTACAGCGGGTGGTGGTCTCCCTCCGTCACCGACAACACTACCTTACCTCATTGCGCGTGGCCCGGGGTATTGTGCGACACCTCTGGGAGCGTCCACGGGATTCGCTTGCCATATGGGTACCAAATAGAAG ggaatttgaggagcttgactgATCTCGATTTGGGAGAAAACCAACttggtggatctattcctccggaaatagggaatttgaggagcttgactgATCTCGATTTGGGAGAAAACCAACTtgatggatctattcctccggaaatagggaatttgaggagcttgactgGATCTCGATTTGGTAGAAACCAAAGTGGAattcctccggaaatagggaatttgaggagcttgacttATCTTTATTTGGGAGGAAACATGGATCTATTCCTctcggaaatagggaatttgaggagcttgacttATCTCTATTTGGGAGCTTGA
- the LOC120288263 gene encoding MDIS1-interacting receptor like kinase 2-like, with translation MTLQICELSRLACLDLSDNSLSDELPPCLGNLTMLKALDLQGNRFRGPIPPELRTSKRLVQLILGDNNLDGTIPSSKGNLSNLTYLQIPIEFGCLIELRHLDLHNNPLSGAIPGSLIQHLHLKSINLSYNLFTGPISNCLVTAYSRDAFLGNKGLYIVKDRPPSRSDPTKIVLISAIFPEFITVPSSCFLLRRFPLRRRMKSDEAKETPEKDGDFMSIWNYDGKIAYECIDKVTEDFDIKYCIGTGGYASVYRAELPNGKTVALEKLHCFEVEDPSSDKNFRNKVKHSTRVRHRSIIRLYGFCLHR, from the exons ATGACCCTCCAAATATGCGAGCTCTCGAGGCTCGCCTGCCTTGACTTGTCCGACAATTCCCTCTCCGATGAGTTGCCTCCTTGTCTCGGGAACCTCACCATGCTCAAAGCACTCGACCTTCAAGGTAATCGATTCCGTGGTCCAATCCCTCCAGAGCTCAGGACTTCAAAGAGGCTGGTCCAGTTGATTCTCGGGGACAATAACCTGGACGGCACAATCCCTTCGTCTAAAGGCAACTTGAGCAACTTGACATACCT ACAAATTCCCATCGAGTTTGGTTGTTTGATCGAGTTGCGTCATCTTGATCTCCACAACAATCCTCTTTCCGGCGCAATCCCTGGATCTCTTATCCAGCATTTGCACTTAAAATCCATCAACTTGTCATACAATTTGTTCACGGGCCCGATTTCTAATTGCCTTGTCACAGCTTATTCACGCGATGCATTTCTTGGCAACAAAGGCCTGTACATTGTGAAGGATCGTCCTCCTTCAAGAAGTGATCCGACTAAGATTGTGCTTATTTCGGCTATATTCCCTGAGTTCATTACGGTTCCCAGTTCTTGCTTCCTCTTAAGACGCTTCCCCTTAAGACGACGAATGAAGAGCGATGAGGCAAAGGAGACGCCAGAAAAAGATGGAGATTTCATGTCCATATGGAATTACGATGGGAAGATTGCATACGAATGTATAGACAAAGTAACAGAAGACTTCGACATCAAGTATTGCATTGGGACGGGTGGTTATGCTAGTGTCTACAGAGCAGAATTGCCCAACGGGAAGACTGTGGCCTTGGAGAAACTTCATTGTTTCGAAGTGGAGGACCCATCTTCCGACAAGAACTTTAGAAACAAAGTGAAGCACTCAACAAGAGTGCGGCACCGAAGCATAATTAGGCTCTATGGTTTCTGCTTGCATCGGTGA